The following are from one region of the Desulfobacterales bacterium genome:
- a CDS encoding DUF1254 domain-containing protein: MIKRTRLIALGCIIALLALPQIQAHAQDKISAAEARAIAKEAYIYGYPMVDSYRIEYGYFVDKNDPEYKGPWNVIHNIPRVYTPADKAVQTPNSDTPYSFLGADLRAEPLVLTVPEFPKDRYYSIQFVDAYTFNFAYVGSRATGNGGGNFLLAGPNWKGKKPAGIKDVIQSETKINILLYRTQLFDPADLDNVKKIQSEYKVQPLSQFLGQPASAPAPAIDYIKPISQEEQKSSLEVFNILNFILQFCPTDPSEKELMERFAKVGIGAGKTFDPTKLSPEMKKAFEEGIGDAWKEFAGGVQLLNEGKITSGDVFGTREFMKNNYLYRWLATIGIWGNSKQEAMYPIYFTDASGQKLNGANRYTLHFSKGKLPPAHAFWSLTMYQLPESLLVANPIDRYLINSPMLPDMKMDTDGGLTLYIQHESPGKDMESNWLPAPKGPFSSYLRIYWPEAAALDGTWTAPKLEMVK; the protein is encoded by the coding sequence ATGATAAAACGCACAAGACTCATCGCGCTGGGGTGCATCATAGCGCTGCTTGCGCTTCCACAGATCCAAGCTCACGCCCAAGACAAGATCAGCGCAGCGGAGGCGCGTGCCATCGCCAAGGAAGCCTACATCTACGGTTATCCCATGGTGGACAGCTACCGCATCGAATACGGCTACTTCGTTGACAAGAACGACCCCGAATACAAGGGGCCGTGGAATGTGATCCACAACATCCCGCGCGTCTACACCCCGGCGGACAAGGCTGTCCAGACGCCCAATTCCGACACCCCGTATTCCTTTCTCGGTGCAGACCTCCGGGCCGAACCGCTCGTGCTGACCGTCCCTGAATTTCCCAAGGACCGCTATTATTCGATACAGTTCGTCGATGCCTATACATTTAACTTTGCCTATGTCGGCAGCCGCGCTACCGGTAACGGCGGCGGAAACTTCCTGCTCGCCGGCCCGAACTGGAAGGGCAAAAAGCCAGCCGGCATCAAGGACGTCATCCAGTCAGAGACCAAGATAAACATCCTTCTCTACCGTACCCAGCTGTTCGATCCGGCCGACCTCGACAACGTGAAGAAAATCCAGTCGGAGTACAAGGTGCAGCCCTTGAGCCAGTTCCTCGGCCAGCCCGCGTCCGCCCCCGCCCCGGCCATCGACTACATCAAGCCGATCAGCCAGGAAGAGCAGAAAAGCTCTCTCGAGGTGTTCAATATCCTGAACTTCATCCTGCAATTCTGCCCGACCGATCCGTCCGAGAAGGAACTCATGGAGAGGTTCGCCAAGGTTGGCATCGGCGCCGGAAAGACCTTTGATCCCACAAAGCTTTCCCCTGAAATGAAGAAAGCCTTCGAGGAAGGCATCGGCGACGCCTGGAAAGAATTTGCGGGCGGCGTGCAGCTTCTCAACGAAGGGAAGATCACGTCGGGCGATGTCTTCGGCACCCGCGAGTTCATGAAGAACAATTACCTCTATCGCTGGCTCGCAACCATTGGCATCTGGGGAAATTCAAAACAGGAAGCGATGTACCCTATTTATTTTACTGACGCTAGCGGCCAAAAGCTCAACGGCGCTAACCGCTATACTCTGCATTTCTCCAAGGGAAAACTGCCACCCGCGCATGCGTTCTGGTCGCTCACCATGTATCAGCTGCCGGAGAGCTTGCTGGTGGCCAATCCCATCGACCGCTACCTCATCAATTCGCCGATGTTGCCGGACATGAAAATGGATACCGATGGCGGCCTCACGCTCTACATCCAGCACGAGTCACCCGGCAAGGACATGGAATCGAATTGGCTTCCTGCACCCAAGGGACCATTCTCATCTTACCTGCGCATCTATTGGCCAGAAGCAGCTGCTCTGGATGGTACGTGGACCGCTCCGAAACTGGAGATGGTGAAATAA